In Ciconia boyciana chromosome 1, ASM3463844v1, whole genome shotgun sequence, the genomic stretch CTCCTTCCACTGCGGCactgcttccttctcctcctccgtTACAGCGTCTCTCCACCCGAGACTGTTAGACTGTGTTAGACTTCTACCGCTTTTTGCATGTGCTGGTTATAAACCATCTATAATAGACAATacacagcttttgtttcttgGCAGTTGGTAGTGCTCTTTCATGCAGGATTTGGTTTAACCAGTGACTGGTCTCaggcagcatgaccctctggcgtatcagccactcctcccagttctgTGTCATCGGCAAACTTGTCATTACCACCCATCATCCAcgtcattaatgaagatgttgaacaggattggacccagtattgatCACTGGCATACACCACTAATCActgccactgatcaccaccctctgcGTCCAGccgttcagccagttttcaatccagGAAACACAGCATTGTTTCAGACAGGCCAACATCTCAGCTCTGGCAATTTGCAGCACATGACAGTATAATCAGAATTGATCTTTCCACACACACAGGTTTTGTGTCTCCTTCCCCCTCACAGATATACAGCCTGCATCCCCTGCAAGATTTTCAAGGCTATATCTTCAACGGGCTCAATCTAGAAGATGACCCTCAAGACCCCTGTGTCTCACCTGACAACATCTTTCACAAAGGCTTGTATTACACACCTGTAATGTCTGGATTAGGCCCAGATGTATATCAGTTCCTCAGGGTAAATGTCCTGTACATTACTTAAATCTGTTGAAGTGAGTTTCCACTTACGTAGCTTTACATATTTCTGCAAATGATGCTGTTTGTTAGTAAAACTCATAAATGACAAACTCTCCTCATGGATATTTATTCTCAATTGACTCTGGTGTCTACTGTGATTTTCCAGCATGCACAAAGCTCCCACAAGTCTCTGCATAGATGTCTCTGGGCGTCTCTGTGGTGGAAAGCCAGTAatgggaaagagggaggaatgGAATAAACCTCAGCTACAGTATTGTTATGGCTAACACCGAAATGTGTCTTTTACAGGATATGGGCATGAAATTTTTTACCAACTCAAAGGTTCGGCAACCAGTTGTCTGTACTAGTGATACTGTAAGACCTCCACCATATTTCTTGAATGCAGGATTCATGGCTTCTACACACCATGTCAAATCATCAGGTAATATAGGGGAcaggaaagatattttatttttctccttaaatgaAGTGGTATTCATGTGACATGGACACAGATAGTACTCATGAATCACATTGGTATTGATATTGAATGTTGGTCTGGCACAGAATGAGATAGCTTAGGATAATGGCCAATGCCCAATAAAGCCTTTTAGGTCTACACTTCAGATTCATGTCCAGTTCATGCTGGGAAGTGTTGGCAATCAGTAGAGTGTCACACGAAACTAACACTGTTGACACTGATTCCCTTCTGACCAGAGCTTGTTTGAAAAGACAGTGCAACAGTGTGGACAGCAAACAGATCTAAGAGCCAAGTGACCTGAGTTCTAGCCCTAGGTCTTGTGCTTGTATCTGGAGACCAAAGCACttcaagtaatattttatttctctgtattacCAGGTTATACCTAACTGAGAGATATAATATTTGTGTGGCATTACCGATAGTCTCAGTTAGAAAGAAATGGGTAAACACTAATCATCCTTCATACTGGCCCATGCGTATTAAAAACCTGTCCTTTCTGGGAGTCTTCGTTATATGAACCACGTTTGACCAAATTCCCATTATCTCTTACCAGCTGAAGTTGCCAGAGAGGAACGTGGGAAGAGGCACATCCTTGAGACTATTCGGGAATTCTTCCCTGAAACTTGGATTTGGGATATAGTCCTAATTAAGTGAGTActgcttcttccctctctctgccttgcttTTAAGAGTTACTAAATATGTCCCCTGATGTCCTGCAAGGTGGCAATTCCTTGCCACCTCTTCTTACATTTTGGCCTGGAAGACCTAGCTTTTTCAATCATCACCTGACCACCTGCCCTCCTCTTTTCCATGATAAAATTACCCTGTCCCCAAAGACATCTATTCCCACAATCTGTGTACCATGAGTCATATTCACTTCCTAAGAAGAGGGACACCTCTATTTAAAATATGGGTCTACAAAACAAGAATTCtgagttttctttccaaactcaGGGAAATGATGGGCAGAAGAACTTTCAAATGGGCTTTTCTCAGAAGATTTGGGTCATAAGTTCTGCAGGGACTTGGATATGGGATTTCTGCAGACAGAATATGGGTAGTGTTGATTTTCAAAACCCGTTGCCTCTACTGAGAAGCAAGGTATATGAAACTTAGCCTTTCTAAATTCATCCTTTATCCATTCCCACCAGCTCTACTGGAAAAGCCAGCATCTCATACACCATCCCTGACACCATCACCAAATGGAAGGCCAGTGCCTTCTGTGTGGAAGAGCTGGTTGGATTTGGTATGTCTGTGCCTGCCACCCTGACAGCCTTCCAGACTTTCTTTGTGGACTTGACCTTGCCATACTCTGTCATCCAAGGAGAAGATTTCCTGCTTAGAGCCAATGTCTTCAACTACCTTGACCACTGCATTAAGGTGTGTACTTCTGCCCACGCTTACCCCATCTCCAAAGAAGCTGCAGCCTTTgtagtctgaaaaaaaccccaacaaaatgATTGGTGTAGATGACTGGATCTCTCCCTGCTCTGGATTGATGTACTGCTCATTCTATCCAATGATATATTATCCTGACTGGATTTGTCCTCCCAAGCCACTACAAAGCAGAGGGAGATCTGTGTAAACTGTGACTAGGATGGGTGTATAAGCAACCGTCTCTAGAGATCCATAGAGGAAGGAAACAAGTGCTTTGCAGAGTATCATTCACCATCCACAGTCATGCAAGCCATCGATGGTTTTAGTGGGATCTTTCCTTTAGGGATATATGTGAAAGCGTGAAGAAGTGAAGGGCTCGTGCTTgccaaacagaagaaagtggGAAGAGCAAGAAGTGGAGAGCAGATAAACCCTTCTCTGGGGCAAAAGTTCCCAAAAGTACCAAAACAAGGAGCACAAAAGTCCAGTACTTGCAGAGTACCTGCCCAGCTAGAGGCTCTATTGCTCCCAGACACTGGGGGACTACACTCTCTATATTCAGTACTTTCCAAGCAAAATGCCTCCAGACCACAGGTGCACTGCACCTCTGCATGGAGGGAGCTTACACATGGTTTAAAGGAtacttgaagaaagaaaaacagggatCTTCTGTTTGgcttcttgtttcttctgttttatctaGGAATCCCGAAAAAAGAGGCAGGTGTAGAGTCTAGATTTCTTCTGCTTGATTTGAATGCTGAAAATCAGCTTTCCAGTCTCACAAGGAGATCACcaccaaaggaggaaaaatcaaGACACAATTtaggaatgtttttttccaatctCTGTTAACAGTTTgacttaacaaaacaaaaaggccTAGGGTATTAAACACCCGAGAATTTTTCTAGATCTCTGTTATTGAGGCTTTCATCCCTTAACCttgtttttcaagtatttctacAACAACAGAAGAACAAACACTAATCATTGGTTTCTTTTGCAAGTTAGTTCAAAGCCATTAGCACCAGGTCAACTGAACATAACTCAATATCTTGATCAGGAATTAGATGTATGCATAGTATATTTAATATCCCAGTGGAGGGTGTCATGAGAAGCAAAAGGGAATACTGTTAAGGTTAGATCTGATGGATCATTCATCTAACACCATCACCCCAGGCCTTAAATCTGCTCTACAGTGTTAACACTGGACATAAACAGAGACTATCTATCTCACCCCCCTCTAACAATAAAGCACCATCTTCCTGTGGTACAAAATCTTCATCCCATCACACTCCTCTTTCTGTTCTCAGATTAATGTTTCGCTGTCAGATTCCCTTGATTATCAGGCCAAACTCATCTCCCCAGATGATGATGGATGTGTATGTGCCAAACAAAGAAAGACCTATGTCTGGaatattttccccaaagaaatTGGTAAGTGCCTTTGAATCGACCTGGTTTTCTGTCCTGAGACTGATACTAATCAATTTATACCTCACCTGAAAAACCTAATCTTCTTCCAACCTGGAGAGCTTGGTCTACCACTGGTCTTTCCAGCTGTCTGGGCTAAAAAGCTCCTCCACAACTGCAGTGTGTTTATCATTCCCACTTTCAGAGATCAGTTCTCTTCCCATATGTCTCACCTAGAGTGACTGACCATTCATTATGTTGCACTAGTTAATATCTGTATATATTCATTACCAGATGAAATTTCTTACTTTAGCCATCATTCTGCATGATAGAGgtccatttttttctacttttttgcTACTATTTAAGGTAATGTAGTATTCAGCACTACTGCAGAGACCAAGGATGATGGAGCCTGTGGAGACAAAGCACCTATGAACATCAGTATTGACTACAGGGACACCCAGATCAGAACACTGTTGGTTGAGGTACTGCTGACAGCTCTTACTGTTTGCCCTGTACTCCCTTccatgaggaaagaaaaacacagaaaaagtacCAAAAGCAAGTAAAAGTTTTTCAGGTTCCCTAAAGAACTCCTGCTTTGGCTCCACCTTTATCTGGCTGGGACAGGGTCTGGCTGTTCAATCTAAGACTGAGTCCACTCCCATCTGATGTCCTCTTCCATGAGGATCAGTGGGTGTTGGTAAGTGCACATCTCCCtcatgcagaggagaaaacGGAAATGAGGGACTCCATCGATGGGAACTCCCTTTTATTAGCAGCCACACCGAGTATGAACCTGTAAATTGTTGCTTCAATCCAGCTGTCTTATGATGCAggaggatggggcagggggtggctcTTCTgtcactgcatttcttctgcatgctTTGTTCTTATGCACTGCACGTGTCTCTTCTTCCCATCACCATGCAGCCTGAAGGCATCAGAAGGGAAAAGACGCAAAACTCCCTAATCTGTACAAAAGGTAAGGGTCTTATATAGTAATACTAATTAGGTCTAATACCCCTGTCCTAAGAGGAACTGAAAGGAAGGTTGGAATTTGCACTCTTTCCTGCAGTGCTCGTTAATATTGTCCCTCCCCTTTTCCCCAGAGGTGCCCAAACGGCAGCTAGTGTGAGTGCTTATGGTTCAATTCCCTGCCTCGAACTTCCTGTGTGATCTGGTTGTTGTGGTctaaccccagccagcaactaagcaccacacagctgctcacgCACTCCCCCGCCGGTGGCATGgggggagaatcagaagggtaaagtgagaaaactcgtgggttgagataaagacagtttaatacgtaaagcaaaagctgcgcacacaagcaaagcagaacaaggaattcatgcactacttcccatgggcaggcaggtgttcagccatctccaggaaagcagggctccatcacgcgtaacggttacttgggaagacaaacgccatcactccaaacatcccctcttccttcttcttccccagctttatatgctgagcatgacgtcatatggtatgggatatccctttggtcagttggggtcagctgtcccagctgtgtcccctcccagcttcttgtgcacctggcagtgTCTGTGCTGCAGTCAAAAGTGCTCAGATGCTGAAGGAAGGCTGCTATGGAGCTATCAAAGGGAGATGACCTTTTTGTGCAAAACATATTCTGTGTCTCATGCATTCATGTTTGACTGCTGTCTTCTATTCCAAGGATAACTGTAGCTTGCAGCTTTCCACTTCTAGTGGGAATAGGAGAGGGAACATAACATTCCCTTCCACACCATCTCAGTGCTGACTGTGAACAGTTTCCAAAGTTTCCTGGAAGCTCTGACTTAAAGAGGCACAAAAGCAGCCCTGACCCTCACCAACCAGCAGTCCCCTACAGCCTGGGAGCACCAGCCTTACCCTGTTCAACTGATTTCTGTTGAGCAATGGCAGTTACTGCACCATTTGGtctgtttttcataattttggttttgctgtgccCCCTTCTCTCTTGATGTTCTTAGAGACAGCTGTGAGTTTCTGCCTATTGCTGTCTCTTGTGTGCAATTTTGCACTGTACAATTTCTACCAGGAGCATTTAACTGCTATAACCAGTGTTCCTATATAAATGACAACaacacaatatttttctccacaGATGATGTGGTTATTCAAGACGTTGCTCTAGATCTACCTACAAATGTGGTGGAAGGATCAGCCAgagcttccttttctgttgttggtaaatataaaattaataaaacataaaaagaaagaaaatgtaaaaatataaaattaaagctttGTCAGGATTCAAGATGTGAGTTTCCAGTCTTTGTATGGGAAACTTTTAAGCAAAGAGACTCTTCTCATCTTGTCCAGCAATGCTCTTTGCTGCATCAGAGAAATGAAGTTTCCAAATATTGGTTacatccttcttcactcttctGTTTGAGCTTATTGCATTTGAATATTTTGCTCTGAAGTAGCACAGTTCTGAGTTATGACCTCAACCAGACTCCTGACAGTAAGACTTTTTTCCGCTCACCCACCTGCAAATCAGAGATGCTAGTGGaatcttttcagtcttttcctgGAAAGGACCTGGACTTGGTTACACGACAACTAGTcataaaaatctttgctttgtaATGTTGGTGATTTCAGCTCATTCCAGAAATCCCTTGCTGGGTCTGCactatttttcctaaaatagcAGTTTAGAAGTGGTCTATGATACATCTGCATAACCAGTGTCCCTTTTCAGCACTAGTTGTTAATTCTGCAATACATAGTTCACTGCAGCATCTCTGGACTGTTCCCCTTCCATCATCTGGAAACAGAAGTTTCCTAGAAGttcttcctttaatttctaATAAGAAGTTTTTGCTTGAAGTGGCACTAAAATAAGTAGTGTTTCTGGTGTGGGCAATTTAAACCAAGTaaggagaggcagggaagggattCTTTGTTGactgcaaagcagaacagaacaAATCACTCAGCACAGAGAGCTTCATGCTTGTTGGAAATCTCTGTGGTACCAAGGCAGGCTTGCAACCCCAGCTAGGTTTTCCGTGACTCTGCCTACCGAACAGAAATTACTGTTTATTTCAGTGGCCATGAGTTGTGCTAATCCCACTGgcatctcctcttccccaggtGACATCATGGGCACTGCCATGCAGAATGTGCATCAGCTCCTCCAGATGCCGTTTGGCTGTGGGGAGCAGAACATGGTCCTGTTTGCACCCAACATCTATGTCCTGGACTATCTGAACAAGACAGGGCAGCTGAGTGAGGAGGTCAAATCCAAGGCCATCGGATACTTAGTGAGCGGTGAGAGTTTTGTGCTTACCTTATGATGTATGTTGAAATTCACATTGAGGCCCATGGCTATCCTAGCAGTAcggcactgctgctgcagcgcAGCTCAGTGACCCAAGGGACCACCCTGACCAAGACAtctttgctttatctttttctttccttatcctATTTTGCTGAGACTCAACTGTCATGTTTCCTTTGAGGTTCTGTCTTTCAGtccctttctgctcttccaCCCAGGCACAGCATGTACCCTAATCCTGTTAGTTTAGTTGGAGCACGGAGCTGATACAGCTCTGCCTATTCTGTGACTCAGTGTTTCTGCAGGACAAGATGTTCCATGCTTCCCTCTAAGCTCCCTCAGGGTTCCTCCACTGCTTGGTAGATATATCTTGCCTTTCCATGCTTTCCCACTGTAGTTTCAGATAAATCTGATAGCAAACAGAAtagagtttgttttttaaattagggAACAATTCCTTTTCCATGTTTTTGCAGGCTACCAGAAGCAGCTGTCATACAAACATCCTGATGGGTCCTACAGCATCTTTGGCACCAGAGATAAAGAAGGCAACACCTGGTGAGTGACTGGGGCAGAAATGGCTCAGAGATTAATTTGCACTGAATTCACATGATGCAGGTAGAAGGCATCTTTACTAGCCGAATCAGATGTACACAGCTGGCTAGGATTGGTACTCTGTAAGTACTAAGAAAAATGGTTCtccatgccctgccaggtggAGCCCGCAGAGAGAAGGTGATCCCTAAAGACCCAGCTGACTTTTTGATTCGCACTCCTGCTGTCTCCCATGAAACCCAAAGCACTGCAGTGCTCTGTAGCCAGGACCAGCCCCAGAGTGTGCTGGGACACAGGTCCCATCTAGCTACTATTCCTTTAACTACCGTCTCCTGGAGGAGCACATGAAGACAAAGCAAGCCACCAAGATGTTGGATGTAACTCTTCATCCTTATGCCTAGCGTGAAGGGAAGGGCTgactttttctgttcctgcttccAATGCTCATCTCACAGCTTCATCTTTCCCTTGCAGGCTCACTGCCTTTGTGTACAAATCATTTGCACAAGCTAGTCACTTCATTTATATTGATGACAATGTCCAGGCTCAAACCCTGATGTGGCTGGCAAGCAAACAGAAGCCAGATGGCTGCTTCCGAAGTGTTGGGACACTCTTCAACAATGCCTTGAAGGTGGTAGAGAATTACTTCTTGGTCAAATTTTCACTCTTATCATTAAGAACATGCTATCCCATTACTGTCAAAAACTATACTTTATACTATGCTGTCCTCTGCCAAGGGCTAACTCTCCACACCTTATAATGATTATTTTCAGCTCAGTCAGCTTCCCCACACTGTATTTTACATCTTATGAGCACCTGAGATAGGGTTACAGGACTGTAAGCTTGAAGGAGTGATGTTTTTTGAGATGATAGCAGTGGGCTTCTCTGAAATCAAGAGCCATCCCTGCTATGTGTATGCTCTCTTTCCTTGTGGACTGTCTCCAGAGCTGGCCACACTTTCCCAGCTGGGATATGGCAATTCATATTTAAAGGTTTCTCACTCATGCCATTCACTGAAAATTCCTCTCTCTGTGTCCTTTTCAGGGAGGAGTAGATGACAAGCTGTCGCTTTCTGCCTACATCACCATTGCCATGCTAGAAGCTGGGCACTCCGGCTCGGTAAGGAGACCTTCCACTGCTGGTATTCAGCTGGAATCAGTCCCCAGTTATTGACTTGACTCCAGTGTCTGCTACAAATTGTCTAGATAttaaggagagagaaagagggggagggagagctcCCAAGGAACGTGGCCCTGCTCTATATCTGCACTAGTTGCTGTGATAGAGAAGTTCcccatagaatcacagaatcatagaatagtgtgggttggaagggacctttaaaggtcatctagtccaaccccctctgcaatgagcagggacatcttcaactaggtcaggttgctcagcaccctgtccagcctgaccttgaatgtttccagggatggggcatctaccacctctccaggcaacctgttccagtgtttcaccaccctcattgtaaaaaatgtcttccttctatctagtctaaatctaccctcttttagtttaaaaccattaccccttgtcctatcacaacaggccctgccAAAAAGTTTGTCCCTATCTTTCTTacaggccccctttaagtactgaaaggctgcaattaaggtgtccccagagccttcaCTTCTCTATACCTCTTAAACCACCAGTGTTCAAGTAGAAATTGTACAGACCACAGTGGGATTAGATCTTCTGTTTGAGAGACCCAAGACATTTAGTGACACCTTTCAGTTTCCAATAAAAAAACTTGACAGGTAGTAACCCACACACTATGGCTTAGCCTCAGACATGGCTCAGTCAAGAAAGTAAGTTATTGCAGGTAAATCCATAAAGTCTACAAATGGAACTAAAAGCTGTGTTGGAAAAACAAAGGTCCATCAGAGTCAAAAGCCTatctgtcctttttaaaaagtggctAAGACAAAGGAGACTACAGCGGAGATGTTAGACTTCAGTATATGAGTTTCTCTGCCTCCAATTTGTCATATCCTTTCTGAGGACCTTCCTGATTAGTGCATTAGGAAGGACACAGAGTCAAACTGTGAATGTTTTTTACTTGTTGTAAACCTAGTACAACTCcacagaattaaattaaaattacaccAGAGTCACTGGGGATAGAGACTACTAGGTTGGATTTATTCAGGACAACAGACTCTTGACTATAGAAGTCCAGAGTGAATTATTATCATGGAGGTAAGCAGAAGGAATTAGctgtgaaagaaacagaacactCTTCTGTTTATATACCGACATCTTCAAGAACACACTGAAAAGCTACTTGATTGGTCTGATATTTGCTGTGAAATCCCTCCTTAAAGAATTCTGTATTCTCTCTCCTGAAGTCACTATACAAACTGAAGTCACATTCTCATTGCTGTGATAGTGGCAGGGTGCAGAACaggcttaaagaaaataaatgtctggCCAGGTGAAGACTACTATCCTGAattagacctttttttttttcttttttttttaagtacccTGTAGTCcgaaatgcctttttttgtctGGAAACGGCATCTGAGAAGAATATCAATGACGTTTACACTCAGGCACTCATGGCCTATGCTTTCTGCTTAGCTGGCaaggcagaaaaatgtgaatCATTCCTTAGAGAGTTACAGAAATCAGCAAAGGAAGTTGGTGAGTTTCAGCCATTTTGGGAATTTGGGAAGTGGGAAGAGGGAACAGATCTTACTGATGGTACGGGGTCTAACCTTGACAATATTGAGAGTATAGGCACATGAACCAACCTCCACAAATAATCTGTGGAGTTAATTTACAGCACATCTGTTGCTCTGTGGAGAGTACTTGTAAGAAAGAGGCCAGGACCCAGTATGTCACTGAGGCAGCATAAAGCAGTGACACCCGTATTCCATTCTGGAATGCTCCTCACCCTCTCTTTGTTTATTCAGATGGCTCACagcactgggagcaggaggagaagtcTCCATCAGAAAAATATCCCTCCTTCCTTGACCATGCCCCATCAGCTGAAGTTGAGATCACCAGTTATGTGCTGTTGGCATTGCTCTACAAACCCAACCGGAATGAAGAGGATCTCACAAAGGCCTCAGGGATTGTGCAGTGGATCATCAGGCAGCAGAATCCCTATGGAGGTTTCTCTTCCACCCAGGTGCCAAAACTCCCTTCCACTCCCCAGCCAGTCCTAGGAACTGGGGCACTGGGTCAGGGTGCCAGTGGGACTTTGACTACCTAGTCTTATTCCTTTCTTCTATTTGCTGTCTCAAACACACAGAGACCAAGCCTTTCTCTTAGAGAgaccaaaatacttttttttaatccctcttCTTCTTAACTATGGAAAGCTTCAAGCCAGACAAGAGTAATTTGACTAGCAACAAATACTGATATTTGTGTTGGGGATGAGCCTAGAAAACATGAAGTCCCTGTTGTTATATGACCAGAAAACACATGCTTTACCACTATGAAAAACTCTAGAAGTGTGCTCCAGTGCTCAGATTTTATGTTCGGAGACCTTCATATGAGTAGAGAGATTTCTTCCACCCTAAAACATACATGCCAGAATGAAATAGCTCCTTAGATATGGGAACCCTGGAATTATACAGAAATTCAGGGTTTCTTTAGCCAGGATGAAGCAACTGTGCTTCATATTGGAACCGTGACTTTGACCTCCTCTGAACTGGTCATGCTGTGTAGTTAAttgtcttttattattttcttttactttaggACACAGTCATTGCTCTTCAAGCCCTTGCTGCTTACGGAGAGGCCACTTACAATTCTGTTACACAAAATGTAGTCAAGATTACTTCCAAAAAGCCTTTTGAGAAGGCATTTATTGTCAACAATGAGAACAGGCTCCTGCTGCAAGAGACTCCCCTTCCTGAGGTTCCTGGGAAATACAGCCTAACAGTGAATGGCAGTGGATGTGTACTTATGCAAGTAAGTGTCTGCTCTCCCCTTCATTGTGTCTCACATTCTGCATACAATACAGTCATGTTTTTGATGATTCTCCATCTGacttccctttatttttcctaattattttatttccctaaaCTATTTAAACACTCTTTTCCCTATCCCATATTCTGACTCCTGTGGAGtcacagcatggaaaaaaaagagtccttTCTGATCAGCAACTAGTTTCTCTCTGGGAGGTGACTCTGGGTACAAGCACCTTCACTGTTaaagagcagaagtctgatgtgACCATCATTGATGTAAGCAAGGATCTTCGACATAAAACCAAGAGCAACATTGCCAGGAAACTTCACTAAGTCTGACACTTGTTTTTTggaatgcaaagaaaaacccttGGCATGCTTGaacaaaagggttttttcctcttccagacaGCACTGAGATACAACATTCACCTTCCAGAGGGGGCCTTTGGATTTTTGCTCTCAGTACAGACATCAAATGCTTCCTGCCCACTGGATCGACCGGCAAAATTTGATATTGTCCTTATAAGCAGGTAATGTGCCATCAACAAACCATCTGCACAGATGACAAGACACACAGAGAAGAGTGCTGTGTGTATTCAGTTCTGCTTATGAAGTCAAGAACCATGAGCTAA encodes the following:
- the LOC140646589 gene encoding ovostatin, yielding MNCFLGRELISFFCLLVRKMWLKSLLAILLLHVTAAKEPEPQYVLMVPAVLQTDSPGQVCLQFLNLNETISVRVILEYGAVNTTIFEKTMTASNGLQCFNFMIPPVSSAPLAFISFSAKGTTVSLEERRSVMIWNTESIVFVQTDKPIYKPGQSVMFRVVALDFNFKPVQEMYPLIAIQDPQGNRIFQWQNVTSEMNIIQIEFPLTEEPILGNYKIIVAKKSGDKANHSFLVEEYVLPKFDVTVTAPESLTVLDSEFTVKVCGVYTYGQPVEGKVQLSVCRDFDSYGRCKKSPVCQSFTKDLETEGCLSQVFSSNIFELNRIGYMRNLDVKAVVTEKGTGLQLTAAQSISVTRVMSSIQFENMDRHYRRGIPYFGQIKLVDKDNSPISNEVIQLFVNNKNTDNFTTDDNGIAAFSIDTSEMFDPEISLKATYKTSDQCHSEGWIEPSYPDASLSIQRFYSWTSSFVRIEPLWKDLSCGQKRMITVHYVLNTEGYKSINTMNFYYVGMAKGKIVLTGEIKVNIQADQNSTFTIPLVVDEKMAPALQLLVYTLHPAKELVADSVRFPVEKCFKNKVQLQFSEKQMHPASNVSLVIEAAANSFCAVRAVDQGVLLLKSETELSAETIYSLHPLQDFQGYIFNGLNLEDDPQDPCVSPDNIFHKGLYYTPVMSGLGPDVYQFLRDMGMKFFTNSKVRQPVVCTSDTVRPPPYFLNAGFMASTHHVKSSAEVAREERGKRHILETIREFFPETWIWDIVLINSTGKASISYTIPDTITKWKASAFCVEELVGFGMSVPATLTAFQTFFVDLTLPYSVIQGEDFLLRANVFNYLDHCIKINVSLSDSLDYQAKLISPDDDGCVCAKQRKTYVWNIFPKEIGNVVFSTTAETKDDGACGDKAPMNISIDYRDTQIRTLLVEPEGIRREKTQNSLICTKDDVVIQDVALDLPTNVVEGSARASFSVVGDIMGTAMQNVHQLLQMPFGCGEQNMVLFAPNIYVLDYLNKTGQLSEEVKSKAIGYLVSGYQKQLSYKHPDGSYSIFGTRDKEGNTWLTAFVYKSFAQASHFIYIDDNVQAQTLMWLASKQKPDGCFRSVGTLFNNALKGGVDDKLSLSAYITIAMLEAGHSGSYPVVRNAFFCLETASEKNINDVYTQALMAYAFCLAGKAEKCESFLRELQKSAKEVDGSQHWEQEEKSPSEKYPSFLDHAPSAEVEITSYVLLALLYKPNRNEEDLTKASGIVQWIIRQQNPYGGFSSTQDTVIALQALAAYGEATYNSVTQNVVKITSKKPFEKAFIVNNENRLLLQETPLPEVPGKYSLTVNGSGCVLMQTALRYNIHLPEGAFGFLLSVQTSNASCPLDRPAKFDIVLISSYTGKRSSSNMVIIDVKMLSGFVPVKSSLDKLIDGHTVMQVENKKNHVLLYLENILQKKRTEITFSVEQDFVVTHPKPAPVQIYDYYETEEYAVAQYTSPCKEAVAEMD